A genomic stretch from Cellulomonas sp. KRMCY2 includes:
- a CDS encoding ABC transporter ATP-binding protein: protein MENVIRTRGLVKAFGRTQALDGVDLTVGRGEVHGFLGPNGAGKSTTIRILLGLLRKDAGEAVMLGGDPWRDAVPLHRRLAYVPGDVNLWPNLSGGEAIDLLASLRGSSDRRRRDELLERFALDPTKRCSAYSKGNRQKVAIVAGLASDVELFLLDEPTSGLDPLMETVFQDVVRDLREGGATILLSSHILAEAEALCDTVSIIRSGRIVESGTLTALRHLTRTAIHVTTTRPLDALDRLPGVHDLATSDAGRTAHFEVAAEHLGEVVEHLGAHGVRTMTSSPPTLEELFLRHYGDELAALNGTGNGNGNGTSNGSRDADAHGRHRARSDEVAR from the coding sequence GTGGAGAACGTCATCCGCACCCGCGGACTGGTCAAGGCCTTCGGCCGGACCCAGGCCCTCGACGGGGTCGACCTCACGGTGGGGCGCGGTGAGGTGCACGGGTTCCTCGGCCCGAACGGCGCCGGGAAGTCGACGACGATCCGGATCCTGCTCGGCCTGCTGCGCAAGGACGCCGGTGAGGCAGTCATGCTCGGCGGCGACCCCTGGCGGGACGCCGTCCCGCTGCACCGACGGCTCGCCTACGTCCCGGGCGACGTCAACCTCTGGCCCAACCTGTCCGGCGGCGAGGCGATCGACCTGCTCGCGTCGCTGCGCGGCTCGAGCGACCGACGCCGCCGTGACGAGCTGCTCGAACGTTTCGCGCTCGACCCCACCAAGAGGTGCAGCGCCTACTCCAAGGGCAACCGCCAGAAGGTCGCGATCGTCGCGGGGCTCGCGTCCGACGTCGAGCTCTTCCTGCTCGACGAGCCCACCAGCGGTCTCGATCCGCTGATGGAGACCGTCTTCCAGGATGTCGTGCGCGACCTGCGGGAAGGCGGTGCCACGATCCTGCTCTCGAGCCACATCCTGGCCGAGGCGGAGGCCCTGTGCGACACGGTCTCGATCATCCGGTCCGGCCGGATCGTGGAGTCCGGGACCCTCACCGCGCTCCGCCACCTCACGCGCACCGCGATCCACGTCACGACCACCCGTCCGCTCGACGCTCTCGACCGACTGCCCGGCGTGCACGACCTCGCAACGTCCGACGCCGGCCGGACCGCGCACTTCGAGGTCGCGGCCGAGCACCTCGGCGAGGTCGTCGAGCACCTCGGGGCGCACGGCGTCCGCACCATGACCAGCAGCCCGCCCACGCTGGAGGAGCTGTTCCTCCGGCACTACGGCGACGAGCTGGCGGCCCTGAACGGAACCGGGAACGGGAACGGGAACGGAACCAGCAACGGGAGCCGCGACGCGGATGCCCACGGCAGGCACCGGGCCCGCAGCGACGAGGTGGCACGGTGA
- a CDS encoding ABC transporter permease: MNATTAARTFTGTGRLVRLAVRRDRILLPVWILAISGIAGAVVASYAATLPNEAERAVTAAFSASNPMTRVFDGAASGTSLGAMSLVEGYKVLAILTALMSAQAVVRHTRQDEETGRAELLGSAVVGRHARLTAALVVTLSADLVLGAAVAGALVGTDLPVSGSLAAGVAVAGTGWVFAGIAAVAAQVLTTARGANAVAAAALGVAFVVRAVGNLLGEVTDSGVELVTAWPAWLSPLGWGQEVRPFDQDNWWVAGLFVGLTAVLVAVAFVLTAHRDVGSGMVPARSGPAYAPRGLRSATGLAWRLQRGVLLAWLIGLVGAGAAFGAVGKSAEDLVADNDQMEQMLARLAPEGGIVDLYFTLLMAIIGVAAAGYTVQALLRMRAEEATGRLEPVLSTAAGRTRWLAGHVVIAAGGTTAILVLSGLAGGLVYGSVTGSWAAGVSDLLGAALVQVPAALALGALVLALFGLLPRWAGSLAWAALAVALVMGQLGALLDLPQWLLNVSPFTHVPRVPAEAFSATPVVWLVAVTIALGAVGFAAFRRRDLAIGA; this comes from the coding sequence GTGAACGCGACGACCGCCGCGCGAACCTTCACCGGGACCGGCCGCCTGGTGCGACTCGCCGTGCGCCGCGACCGGATCCTGCTGCCGGTCTGGATCCTCGCCATCAGCGGGATCGCCGGAGCCGTGGTCGCCAGCTACGCCGCCACCCTGCCGAACGAGGCCGAACGAGCCGTCACGGCGGCGTTCAGCGCGAGCAACCCGATGACGAGGGTGTTCGACGGCGCGGCGTCAGGCACGTCGCTCGGTGCGATGTCGCTGGTCGAGGGCTACAAGGTGCTGGCCATCCTGACCGCGCTGATGAGTGCGCAGGCCGTCGTCCGGCACACCCGGCAGGACGAGGAGACCGGCCGCGCGGAGCTGCTCGGCTCCGCCGTCGTCGGTCGGCACGCGCGACTGACCGCGGCCCTGGTCGTGACACTGAGCGCCGACCTCGTGCTCGGCGCAGCCGTGGCCGGCGCGCTGGTCGGCACCGACCTGCCGGTGTCCGGCTCGCTCGCTGCGGGCGTCGCCGTCGCCGGCACCGGCTGGGTCTTCGCAGGCATCGCCGCGGTCGCCGCACAGGTCCTGACCACGGCGCGGGGCGCGAACGCCGTGGCCGCGGCAGCCTTGGGCGTGGCGTTCGTCGTGCGGGCCGTCGGCAACCTGCTCGGCGAGGTCACCGACAGTGGCGTCGAGCTGGTCACCGCCTGGCCGGCCTGGCTGTCGCCGCTCGGCTGGGGCCAGGAGGTGCGCCCGTTCGACCAGGACAACTGGTGGGTCGCCGGGCTCTTCGTCGGCCTCACGGCCGTCCTGGTCGCCGTCGCCTTCGTGCTCACCGCGCACCGGGACGTGGGGTCCGGCATGGTGCCGGCCCGCTCCGGCCCGGCCTACGCCCCGCGCGGGCTGAGGTCGGCGACCGGGCTGGCCTGGCGCCTGCAGCGTGGGGTCCTGCTGGCCTGGCTGATCGGACTGGTCGGAGCGGGCGCCGCGTTCGGTGCCGTCGGCAAGAGCGCCGAGGACCTCGTCGCCGACAACGACCAGATGGAGCAGATGCTCGCGCGCCTCGCGCCCGAGGGCGGGATCGTCGACCTCTACTTCACCCTGCTGATGGCGATCATCGGCGTCGCGGCCGCGGGGTACACGGTGCAGGCCCTGCTGCGGATGCGCGCCGAGGAGGCGACCGGTCGGCTCGAGCCCGTGCTCAGCACAGCCGCCGGTCGCACCCGCTGGCTGGCCGGTCACGTCGTCATCGCTGCCGGCGGCACGACGGCGATCCTCGTCCTGAGCGGTCTGGCCGGCGGCCTCGTCTACGGCAGCGTGACGGGGAGCTGGGCCGCGGGCGTCAGCGACCTGCTCGGAGCCGCGCTCGTCCAGGTGCCCGCCGCCCTGGCGCTCGGCGCCCTGGTGCTCGCGCTGTTCGGCCTGCTGCCCCGGTGGGCCGGCTCGCTCGCCTGGGCCGCGCTGGCCGTCGCCCTGGTGATGGGCCAGCTCGGCGCCCTGCTCGACCTGCCCCAGTGGCTGCTGAACGTCTCACCGTTCACGCACGTCCCCCGGGTCCCGGCCGAGGCCTTCTCGGCGACGCCGGTGGTCTGGCTGGTGGCGGTCACCATCGCCCTGGGCGCCGTCGGGTTCGCGGCGTTCCGTCGGCGGGACCTGGCGATCGGCGCCTGA
- the proC gene encoding pyrroline-5-carboxylate reductase, with amino-acid sequence MTGPATYGRVAVLGGGVMGEAIVAAVLRAGVAIDDLAVSERFATRANELGERYGVRAADGNAKVAASADVVVIALKPNDVAGALAEISPALRPGAIVVSVAAGLPISFYETRLPAGVPVVRVMPNTPAVIGEGAAAISGGTSATPEHLDRVQALLAGTGLVIQVAEHDLDAVTAISGSGPAYVFYLVDALAEAGVLLGLTRAQALQLATATFRGSALLLAASGEHPVVLRERVSSPGGTTVAALRELDAHGVRAAVLAAAEAARDRSRELAAELDG; translated from the coding sequence ATGACCGGACCTGCGACGTACGGACGCGTCGCGGTGCTCGGTGGCGGCGTGATGGGCGAGGCGATCGTCGCGGCGGTGCTGCGGGCCGGTGTCGCGATCGACGACCTCGCCGTGAGCGAGCGGTTCGCCACGCGGGCCAACGAGCTCGGTGAGCGCTACGGCGTTCGCGCGGCGGACGGCAACGCGAAGGTCGCGGCGAGCGCCGACGTCGTCGTGATCGCGCTCAAGCCGAACGACGTCGCCGGCGCCCTGGCCGAGATCTCGCCCGCCCTGCGTCCCGGCGCGATCGTGGTGAGCGTCGCCGCCGGCCTGCCGATCTCGTTCTACGAGACGCGTCTGCCGGCCGGTGTCCCGGTCGTGCGCGTGATGCCGAACACGCCCGCCGTGATCGGCGAGGGAGCCGCGGCGATCAGCGGCGGCACGTCGGCGACCCCCGAGCACCTCGACCGGGTCCAGGCCCTGCTCGCGGGCACCGGGCTCGTGATCCAGGTCGCTGAGCACGACCTGGACGCGGTGACGGCGATCTCGGGCTCCGGCCCGGCCTACGTGTTCTACCTCGTCGATGCGCTGGCCGAGGCCGGCGTGCTGCTCGGGCTGACCAGGGCGCAGGCGCTGCAGCTCGCGACGGCGACCTTCCGCGGCTCCGCGCTGCTCCTTGCCGCGTCGGGTGAGCATCCCGTCGTGCTCCGCGAGCGGGTGTCCTCCCCGGGTGGCACGACTGTCGCCGCCCTGCGCGAGCTCGATGCGCACGGTGTGCGGGCTGCGGTCCTGGCCGCGGCGGAGGCGGCTCGCGACCGCTCGCGTGAGCTTGCCGCAGAGCTGGACGGGTGA
- a CDS encoding LacI family DNA-binding transcriptional regulator, with product MTIARPPAMSDVAAVAGVSHQTVSRVLNGHPSVRPETRQRVLDAIAALGYRRNTAARALVTRRTGTIGVLTSGSALFGPTSTLIAVEGAARDAGMFVSVATVARWEAQGMHEVLEHFMSQGVEGVVVIAAHDEAIEAVQAFDAPIPVVMVGPKDLPGRLHSVAVDQYAGARLATRHLLDLGHTQVTHLAGPVDWLDARARVRGWQDELAEAGITAGDPIGGDWTAGRGYDVGLRLLDGVLPTAVFAANDQLALGLLRAFAEAGVRVPGDVSVVGFDDVDGSANFFPPLTTVRQEFGALGRRCMKLLLGAIAGDAVQPELIEPRLVVRASSGVPRS from the coding sequence GTGACCATCGCACGACCCCCTGCCATGAGCGACGTCGCGGCCGTCGCAGGGGTCTCGCACCAGACCGTGTCCCGGGTCCTCAACGGGCACCCGAGCGTCCGCCCGGAGACCCGGCAGCGCGTGCTTGATGCGATCGCCGCCCTCGGCTACCGCCGCAACACCGCCGCCCGGGCGCTCGTCACGCGGCGGACGGGAACCATCGGCGTCCTGACGTCCGGTTCGGCGCTGTTCGGCCCGACCAGCACGCTGATCGCCGTCGAGGGTGCCGCGCGTGACGCCGGCATGTTCGTCAGCGTCGCGACGGTCGCGCGGTGGGAGGCGCAGGGCATGCACGAGGTGCTCGAGCACTTCATGTCCCAGGGCGTCGAGGGTGTGGTCGTCATCGCGGCGCACGACGAGGCGATCGAAGCCGTGCAGGCGTTCGACGCGCCGATCCCGGTGGTCATGGTCGGTCCCAAGGACCTGCCGGGGCGGCTGCACTCGGTCGCGGTCGACCAGTACGCGGGCGCCCGGCTGGCCACCCGTCACCTGCTGGACCTCGGCCACACCCAGGTGACCCACCTCGCCGGGCCCGTGGACTGGCTCGACGCGCGGGCGCGCGTCCGCGGCTGGCAGGACGAGCTCGCCGAAGCAGGGATCACCGCCGGTGACCCGATCGGAGGGGACTGGACAGCCGGCCGGGGCTACGACGTCGGGCTCCGGCTGCTGGACGGGGTGCTGCCGACGGCGGTCTTCGCCGCGAACGACCAGCTCGCCCTCGGGCTGCTGCGCGCCTTCGCCGAGGCCGGTGTGCGCGTCCCGGGCGACGTCTCGGTGGTGGGCTTCGACGACGTCGACGGGTCGGCGAACTTCTTCCCGCCGCTGACGACCGTGCGTCAGGAGTTCGGGGCGCTCGGTCGTCGCTGCATGAAGCTGCTGCTCGGGGCGATCGCCGGTGACGCGGTGCAGCCGGAGCTCATCGAGCCACGTCTCGTCGTCCGCGCGAGCAGCGGCGTGCCGCGCAGCTGA
- the araB gene encoding ribulokinase, with the protein MAVDPTRALVVGVDYGTLSGRAVVVRVADGAELGSAVYPYPHAVMDRVLTAGPAADAGSPVPLPPDWALQVPADYVDVLKIAVPAALREAGVDPADVIGIGTDFTACTMVPTTTDGTPLCELPEYADRPHAYIKLWKHHAAQPHADRINALAHERGESWITRYGGLISSEWEFAKGLQLLEEDREVYDATERWVEAADWIVWQLSGQYVRNACTAGYKGILQDGHYPSPEFLAALNPGFADFVADKLEHPIGQLGAAAGRLSAQAAGWTGLPEGIAVAVGNVDAHVTAPAANAVQPGQMVAIMGTSTCHVMNGSALHEVPGMCGVVQGGIVEGLYGYEAGQSGVGDIFGWFVEHGVPPIYHAEAMRRGESVHEYLTELAAQQAIGEHGLIALDWHSGNRSVLVDHELSGVVVGQTLATRPEDTYRALLEATAFGTRVIVESFQDSGVPVTEFVVAGGLLKNRLLMQIYSDVTRLPLSTIASEQGPALGSAIHAAVAAGAYPDVRTAAAAMGKVDRAVYQPIEENSRAYDALFAEYKTLHDYFGRGANDVMHRLRAIRRQATAQRPPEPGAAEPETPAADQEA; encoded by the coding sequence ATGGCGGTCGACCCGACCAGAGCGCTGGTCGTCGGGGTGGACTACGGGACGTTGTCGGGTCGGGCGGTCGTCGTGCGCGTCGCCGACGGCGCCGAGCTCGGCAGTGCGGTGTACCCGTACCCGCACGCGGTGATGGACCGGGTCCTGACGGCCGGTCCCGCTGCCGACGCCGGCTCACCGGTCCCGTTGCCACCCGACTGGGCGCTGCAGGTGCCGGCCGACTACGTCGACGTCCTGAAGATCGCCGTGCCCGCCGCCCTGCGCGAGGCCGGCGTCGACCCCGCGGACGTGATCGGCATCGGCACCGACTTCACCGCCTGCACGATGGTGCCGACGACGACCGACGGCACCCCGCTGTGCGAGCTGCCGGAGTACGCCGACCGGCCGCACGCCTACATCAAGCTGTGGAAGCACCACGCGGCGCAGCCGCACGCCGACCGGATCAACGCCCTCGCCCACGAGCGTGGCGAGTCGTGGATCACGCGGTACGGCGGGCTGATCTCGTCGGAGTGGGAGTTCGCCAAGGGCCTGCAGCTCCTCGAGGAGGACCGCGAGGTCTACGACGCGACCGAGCGCTGGGTCGAGGCCGCCGACTGGATCGTCTGGCAGCTCTCCGGCCAGTACGTCCGCAACGCCTGCACCGCCGGCTACAAGGGCATCCTGCAGGACGGGCACTACCCGTCCCCGGAGTTCCTCGCGGCGCTCAACCCGGGCTTCGCCGACTTCGTCGCCGACAAGCTCGAGCACCCGATCGGGCAGCTCGGCGCGGCGGCGGGCCGGTTGAGCGCGCAGGCAGCGGGATGGACTGGCCTGCCGGAGGGCATCGCCGTGGCCGTCGGGAACGTCGACGCCCACGTGACGGCGCCGGCGGCGAACGCCGTGCAGCCCGGCCAGATGGTCGCGATCATGGGCACCTCCACGTGCCACGTGATGAACGGCAGCGCGCTGCACGAGGTGCCGGGCATGTGCGGTGTGGTCCAGGGCGGGATCGTCGAGGGTCTCTACGGCTACGAGGCCGGGCAGAGCGGCGTCGGCGACATCTTCGGCTGGTTCGTCGAGCACGGGGTGCCGCCCATCTACCACGCCGAGGCGATGCGCCGCGGCGAGTCGGTGCACGAGTACCTGACCGAGCTCGCCGCCCAGCAGGCGATCGGCGAGCACGGCCTGATCGCGCTCGACTGGCACTCGGGCAACCGCTCGGTCCTCGTCGACCACGAGCTCTCGGGCGTCGTCGTCGGCCAGACGCTCGCGACCCGGCCCGAGGACACCTACCGCGCACTGCTCGAGGCGACGGCCTTCGGCACCCGCGTGATCGTCGAGTCCTTCCAGGACTCCGGCGTGCCGGTGACCGAGTTCGTCGTGGCGGGGGGGCTGCTCAAGAACCGGTTGCTCATGCAGATCTACTCCGACGTGACCCGGCTGCCCCTGTCGACGATCGCCTCCGAGCAGGGCCCGGCGCTCGGCTCGGCGATCCACGCGGCTGTCGCGGCCGGCGCCTACCCGGACGTCCGCACGGCGGCGGCCGCGATGGGCAAGGTGGACCGTGCGGTCTACCAGCCGATCGAGGAGAACTCGCGCGCCTACGACGCGCTGTTCGCCGAGTACAAGACGCTGCACGACTACTTCGGTCGCGGTGCGAACGACGTCATGCACAGGCTCCGCGCGATCCGGCGGCAGGCCACCGCCCAGCGGCCGCCCGAGCCCGGTGCC
- a CDS encoding ABC transporter permease, whose translation MSARLTLAGAERVLRQIRHDPRTIAILIVLPCLLTGLIAWMFDGTPVLNMLGPLLVGLFPLIVMFLVTSVATLRERQSGTLERLMATPVGKADVVLGYALAFALVAVVQALVLAAFAIWVCGMEVLGELWVVLLVAVLDAILGTALGLAGSAVAKTEFQAVQLMPVMIFPQLILGGLVMPRDQMPDVLEAISRVFPLTYGMEALQQLAAGAGFEQVRGAVGVIVLFIAGALLLGALTLRRRTP comes from the coding sequence ATGAGCGCGAGACTGACCCTCGCCGGCGCCGAGCGGGTGCTGCGCCAGATCCGCCACGACCCACGCACGATCGCGATCCTCATCGTCCTGCCCTGTCTGCTGACGGGGTTGATCGCGTGGATGTTCGACGGCACGCCGGTGCTCAACATGCTCGGCCCGCTGCTCGTCGGCCTCTTCCCGCTGATCGTGATGTTCCTCGTCACGAGCGTCGCCACCCTGCGTGAGCGGCAGTCCGGGACGCTCGAGCGCCTGATGGCGACCCCCGTCGGCAAGGCCGACGTCGTGCTCGGCTACGCGCTGGCGTTCGCTCTCGTCGCGGTCGTCCAGGCGCTCGTGCTCGCCGCGTTCGCGATCTGGGTCTGCGGCATGGAGGTCCTCGGCGAGCTCTGGGTCGTGCTGCTGGTCGCCGTGCTCGACGCGATCCTCGGCACCGCGCTGGGCCTCGCCGGCTCGGCGGTGGCCAAGACCGAGTTCCAGGCGGTCCAGCTGATGCCCGTGATGATCTTCCCGCAGCTGATCCTCGGCGGCCTGGTCATGCCGCGCGACCAGATGCCGGACGTGCTCGAGGCGATCTCGCGCGTGTTCCCGCTCACCTACGGCATGGAAGCGCTGCAGCAGCTGGCCGCAGGTGCGGGGTTCGAGCAGGTCCGCGGCGCGGTGGGCGTGATCGTCCTGTTCATCGCCGGTGCACTGCTGCTCGGGGCCCTGACCCTGCGCCGTCGGACGCCCTGA
- a CDS encoding TetR/AcrR family transcriptional regulator has protein sequence MADGGLRERKRLAAMHRIQSAALDLFDERGYDAVTIEQIAEASEISPSTVYRYFGTKEQLIIWDELDPLILQRLLAQLDDAPPLIAARRVMIAVMTGLASADEQRLQRRVRHMMSHPALEAASAREVLATSEVLGEVVAARLQRPHTDLEVQVFAHAVVGGLLGALHHWHGSGFAEPLRDVLERCFDMFEAGLDVRTGESPGQRGVRASRGGTALPTVVPVT, from the coding sequence ATGGCTGACGGCGGACTGCGAGAACGTAAGCGGCTGGCCGCGATGCACCGGATCCAGAGCGCGGCCCTCGACCTCTTCGACGAGCGGGGCTACGACGCGGTGACGATCGAGCAGATCGCCGAGGCGTCCGAGATCTCCCCGAGCACCGTGTACCGCTACTTCGGCACCAAGGAGCAGCTGATCATCTGGGACGAGCTCGACCCGCTGATCCTGCAGCGCCTGCTCGCACAGCTCGACGACGCTCCGCCGCTGATCGCCGCGCGCCGGGTGATGATCGCCGTGATGACCGGGCTCGCGAGCGCGGACGAGCAGCGCCTGCAGCGCCGCGTGCGGCACATGATGTCCCACCCGGCGCTCGAGGCCGCGTCGGCCCGCGAGGTGCTGGCCACGTCCGAGGTGCTCGGGGAGGTCGTGGCCGCACGGCTCCAGCGGCCGCACACGGACCTCGAGGTCCAGGTCTTCGCCCATGCGGTCGTGGGCGGCCTGCTCGGAGCGCTGCACCACTGGCACGGCAGCGGTTTCGCCGAGCCGCTGCGTGACGTCCTCGAGCGGTGCTTCGACATGTTCGAGGCCGGCCTCGACGTGCGGACGGGCGAGTCGCCGGGTCAGCGGGGCGTTCGCGCGAGCCGGGGCGGGACCGCGCTCCCGACGGTCGTCCCGGTCACTTGA